The Acinonyx jubatus isolate Ajub_Pintada_27869175 chromosome B3, VMU_Ajub_asm_v1.0, whole genome shotgun sequence genomic interval GCGATGCCTCGAGATATCCTGATAGTTGTGGGAAATGAGATTATCGAGGCTCCCATGGCATGGCGTGCCCGCTTCTTTGAGTACCGGGCATACCGGTCAATTATCAAAGACTACTTCCACCGTGGCGCCAAGTGGACAACGGCTCCTAAACCAACAATGGCTGATAAGCTTTATGATGAGGTAAGACCCTAATTATAGGTGAGCCTATTAGTAAATTTCTCAATAATCcacagaaaatgagagagagattcTCTGATACCTTGTATTTAGTATTCATTTCAGAAACTGAGAGCAtcacctacatttaaaaaaaatgatgattttatgatgaaaataagataaataatattatgacaataatagtaattgtaataatagctaatacttatctggtgcttactgtgtgctaggcCTTCAGCTAAGTGCCTTTATACATCCTCAGTCCTATTTATTCTTCACAAACCCTCTGAGGGAGTAGCATCAATCATTCCCTTACCAGGAGGATAACTTGCCTAAAGGCACACAGCTATTCATTGGTGGAAACAAAAGTCAGTATAGTGAACTCCATtctcttttccagaaaaacagTTTGGTTTACAGGCCAAATTCACAGTAAAAGGAAGTATATGTCCCTTGTAGGTCATTTATTATTTGAtcatttatagaaagaaaaaaaaattaaaaattctgtttaaagACAAATAAGTTGTGAATTCATTCCACCACACCAAATCAAATTTGGCAGGGATGCATGGCATCTCATTTTATGGTATGAGTTAGGCTCAGGACCAAATTCCTTTTCTAAAAGAACAGAATGACTTCATCCTGTTGAGTTTCAATATTGTAGATAGCTACATAAATCAATGCATGGGTCACGGAATATTTTCAGAACCATTACTACCTCTGTGCCACTTGCTTCTAAGTATCAGGAAATTGCTGCCATGcctagtttttggtttttattgtcAGTTTGTTTTGATTTAGTTAGCAGGGGCCTACATCTTCCCCATGCATGTTTTAGTCTAAAACAGGGTAGTAGTATTTGGGGAAATGATgatgtttaattaattttcttagtAATGAATGCCCCATAAATACTTTCCTTATGAACCAATTCATTGTATGTATTCATTCTTGTTCCAATCAGAATTACCCTATCCATTCTGTAGAAGACAGACACAAATTGGCTGCTCAGGGAAAGTTTGTGACGACTGAGTTCGAGCCATGCTTTGATGCTGCTGACTTCATTAGAGCTGGAAGAGATATTTTTGCACAGAGAAGCCAGGTCAATAAAAGCTGCCTCTTAAATTTCACACTTTATTATTATacctttaatttattattttattacattatttacttataaattattgtatttatttattttatgaaaatatttcatcttaaatatttttattttatcttttattagtttttattttttaaagtttatttatttcgagagagagagcatgagagtggggcttgatctcatgaaccatgagatcatgacctagccgaaatcaagagttggacacttaactgactgagccacccaggtgcccccatcctaaATATTTTTAGTTATCTAAATACAGAACCAAATCTGTATAGATTTAGGTCTTCCTTTCGTTTTTAGGTTACAAACTATCTAGGCATTGAATGGATGCGTAGGCATCTTGCTCCAGACTACAGAGTGCATATCATCTCCTTTAAAGACCCCAATCCAATGCATATTGATGCCACCTTCAATATCATTGGACCTGGTCTTGTGCTTTCCAACCCTGACCGACCGTGTCATCAGGTAAGGACATTCTTAAAACTCTGGAAAAGCAATAATCTAGCAACTGATGTAATTACCACTTCTATTTTAAGTATTTCCATAGCTTCTAATTGTTCTAAATAACAAATTCAGCAATGCTCAACATTATAATGATCAAACATTGGATTGCCTACGGTGGATTCACTACAAGATATCCAACCCTCACAAATGTACATTGTAGCCATGATAATTAGCGTAGTGTCATCAGACTTTGACTTTACTGCTTGCTGCTTTCAAAGCCTCaagtttgtgtgtctgtgtgtttttattGAACAGTGTATTATCCCCTAACTTGCAGCCAAGAGGCCACAGAAGCTAAGTTGCAAACAAAATGGTCCCTGCATGGCTGGGCAATGCCACGGGGCAGAgggtgtcttcctccctctccagtGGGTCAGGACCCCTTTGGCCAGCCCCACCTtgcagggaggagcagagctgTTGCCCTGCATCTGGTCTGTCCCTGTCACCTGCAGCCTCCTACTTCTACTTGCCCCCTCCTACTTCCAGTTGGGTGGTGAGTGTTATTTGGTAGGTAGGCTGCAGTACACCACTATTTTACCATGtcactgttcatttctttttttttttaagtttatttattttaatagagagagagagaggaaggaaaggggcagagagagagagggagagagagagaatcctaagcaggctctataccaGCACCCctaagcccaatgcagggtttaaacttacaaaccatgagatcatgacatgagccaaaaccaagagtcgatgctcaactgactgagccaccgaggtgcccctcacTGTTCATTTATATTCCATAGGTTTATATCAATGACCAagattattgtttcatttttaatataatttgttgatGTACTAAGTGAGTATATGACCATAGGGATGACTAGGTTATAATAGGTCACTAAGGATAATTATGGTTTGGGAGTACATCCATAACATCTGTCTTCATGCCATGGTCATAGATACAAAGTGATGGACTATGGGTTTACCATagtcacatttttgttttcttataactaaagagttaggaaatattttcattttatttaatgggaATTTTTCAAGGAAAGTATCTTCAGTATTTTAAGATCTCTGAAACTTGAATAAAgcatgagaatatttttaaaagctttaccatttctgttactttttttttttacctttaacctGGCAATAGGGGGATTttatgcacatttttaattggGCTTCAGACAAAATCatttcaaatgtttgaaaatttaaatttctttattttggcaaTTGAAAAGACAGCATCTCAAAAAGAATTATTAATCACAAGGGCTATCAGAGATTAAGAATGATAAGAATAGCATATGTGGATTTAAACttctttggggtttattttttgtttgtttgttttttggtcttgCAGATTGATCTTTTCAAGAAAGCAGGATGGACCATAGTTACTCCTCCAATACCGGTCATCCCAGATGGTATGTTTACCGTTATACACTCACAGACCAACATGAGTACTTCATTGACTAAGGACCTTTCATCTATAGACAGCAGCCCAAATTTTAGCACTTTAGTGAAAATGTTTCCCCAGGAAGGAGCAAACTAGCACTTGGGCCTATAGGTACAAGAGAAAGGCTGGGATTTATATTTTCAACTTCTTCCATAGAAACTGAAAGCAAGAAGATGGGAAAAATCAGTATAAAACATCACATAAAGCaagaaatgagtttttaaagaaaacaaggtgAAATCCAAATGTGTAATGGGTATAGATTGAATCATAACATTTATAGATAAATTCtcttaagattaaaataaaacttctcagGGAAAGTGAACTACTGAAAGAATGGAGTTCActttaatattctttcctttggaaTCCTTGCTTTAAACAAAAATGGTAGCAGACATGATTTAacagttgttgctgtttttagaTCACCCACTCTGGATGTCATCCAAATGGCTTTCCATGAATGTCTTAATGCTAGATGAAAAACGTGTCATGGTGGATGCCAATGAAGTCCCAATTCAAAAGATGTTTGAAAAGCTGGGTATGTATGGTAAATGAAACATGTTGTCATACATGAAAGTGTTAAACCAGAAGAACTGAAGAAATTACATTGGTAGGTCTGGTTCAATTTCTGTTCCTTTTGGAGGTATCAAGTTATTATTTCACACATGCACAGTATTTTTAACAATCATAATGTCAAAAGGTTGGAGCTGCATTCCAGTCTTCTCAGACACCCCCTTAGCAATAAGTTTATCAATCTTCTATGATTTATCTAACCTCCTGGTGCCCATGTATGAAGAATTACTCCTTTGAGATGAGCATATAGATTATGAAGTCCTTCCACAAATAAGAGATTGAATCATTAAGGGtcctttaaaagtaatttaattgtcattacatattttaaaggacTTATAAGGGTACAGATACAGATATGATTCATATGTGTGATAAGCACAATGAACAAAGTAATGACATGCAATAGAGGGTGTCAGTAAATcattcagcttttttttaaagaaattactgatactttattttatttttattttttatttatttattttgaggggggaagggcagagagagaggtagagagagaaccctaagcaggctctgcactgccagcacagagcccgatggggggctcgatcccgtgaaccgtgagatcatgacctgtgctgaaatcaagagtcagatgcttaactgactgtgccacccaggtgcccctttgaaataAGAATCAGTTTTTGCTTGGGTGGGAGTTTACCTATCCtgatattcaaaatttaaaacagttattCTAACACTATTGAGAAAACTGTTGAAAGAAAGGATGTTCATATGGCTATTACATAGAGTACAGAAGTATGTGTTTTTATCACTCTTCACATAAATGATGTATCCTAAGTGTCAAATAAAGCCAGGCAGTATATACTTGTTGAAAGTGAGTCATGTTTTAATTCATGTCTCATATTTCAGGTATACTACTCAGAAGAAAGTATTTGCCCCTTTGACATATCCCTCTTTAATGTGGTATCTGTTCAAAAGGATTGGCCTGTCAATTGTAGATTGATCCCAATCAAATGATTTGATGTCTAATGCTATGCCACTTTTTTTATGGCTTTCATTAAATAGCTCAACTGCTTGGGTTCAGTTTCTTTGTCcattaagattttattgtttctcaatataaaatactattaagaaccaaatatataatttataattttattttataattttaggcaCAGGTAACTTGTTAAAGCAAACTTTATCAAGCAACTGGATCCTCTCCAATTCAGGATGAAAATGGCTCTAGCCATCTGAATAAGACAGATATGTCTGTCTATCAGGACACATACTTGTGTTTAAAAGCCTACTCTGTACCCAAGCCCACTCCTTACCCCTTCGAAACCCTATTCTTACTCTCCAAAACCCTGCCCAGTCTCACTTTCTTAGGAAAGTCTTTTCTGATGGCTcctgctgccttccttccctAAATATACCAGTGGACTCTTTTGCAACTCTATAGCTATCTTTCCCCTCAAAATAATGAGTTTCTTGAGGGAAGAGAGtagattctctttttaaaacccCATTATACTGAACACAACAGATTTCTTTCTAAATACCACTGGTTGACTAGGCCATGCACATCATAACCACATCAGTATAAATGGTGCCAGATTAAACTAATTGTCTGAGTGGATTTGGTACCTGTATGACCATACAACCCAGCATATTAAAATACAATCTCTGTTCCGTTTTCTTAAGGTGGCCTCATAAAGTTAATCCTGTCAGATACATCCACTTATCCAACCTATTGACTTGTGAATTGTCAATAGAATGAAATAGACTTCACAGTCACTGCTGACTTTCTGGTGAAGATTTTATATTAGCAGTGGAATAGATTAGATGAAATAGAATTGGTGACAATACAGTTGGAAGACTGTTTGGGGTTGGGATAGACTTGAGGATTAGAGACACAGGATTCCTACCCATGTTTAGGCTTACTTACTATAGGAGAATCTTCACGGGAGTCCATCTAACTGACCACATGTCTCTCTTTTGATGCAGGTATCAATACTATCAAGGTTAACATCCGTAATGCCAATTCCCTGGGAGGAGGCTTCCACTGCTGGACCTGCGATGTCCGGCGCCGAGGCACCCTGCAGTCCTACTTTGACTGACCGGGCCTGACAGTGCTTGCGACTTGGCCTCAGATAAATCTAGGAAGCTTAGGGATAAGGTTGATTCTCCCACTTTAAGAAGTGCATGAACTGTAGTGCTTTAAACAATCATATCTTTAACAGGGGTCTTAAgcctggtttatttttattacttttctttgatATAAGGAAAATAACTTGTGCTAGGTCTTACTCTCTACTCctaaatttatttacaatttgGCTTCAAGTATAAACATTTGGTGAATGTGTATTAAGACAAAAATTAGTCATTTCAGTAACTTGGCCACTAATATTTAACCATCtacctctgtttttaattttctttccaaaaggCAGCTTGAAAAGTTGGtcctaatcttcattattttttttccttttttccagacTTGTGAATGTTTGTATCACTTGTTTTTTCTAAATGAGAGAAAGACTTAGAATGTATACAGATCTTAAGCAGAAACAGATAATTGTCTCTTTTTTCTAATAAGgaattttagtaattaaaaaattttcatctttaaaagataACCTAGACTATGCaaacattttaagtgaatttcccataaatgtttttaatattcttatttcaaCATTGGTAATATTTGCTACTAAAAGCATTTTCATAAAACTTACCTCATTTCAAGTGATGTAGTTTAATCCTTTTCTCTGTccaaattttacagaaatatttagtgCAATAGGTTATAACTATCAGTTCCAATTCTAAATTTTGCTATCCAGTATCTAGTGGATACATTGCTTCTTTGATAATCTAAGCTTGgtttacagatgtgaaaattatttaaagcacagactttaaaagcattaaaaaaactaatgGAGGCAAAACCTACAtgcaatgtaaaataattttaatgttgggttgtacatgtatttttattctaataaacttttatGTTACAGAATTGATTCCATTAGAGTTTAGCATCggtttaattattttaagccTAACTAAATTATAAGAATGTGCCTTTAGGGACATAATTCTAATGCTCGGAAATAACATATTTATCCCCGGTAGATAATTTAAACCTAATACTTGTATTCAGAAATGTTTAGCAGAGtcagatttcattcattcaaaaatatctgAATATCTTCTGAATATAAGGGACTAATCCTAGCCCTAAAAGTCtctgttcttggggcgcctgggtggcgcagtcggttaagcgtccgacttcagccaggtcacgatctcgcggtctgtgagttcgagccccgcgtcaggctctgggctgatggctcagagcctggagcctgtttccgattctgtgtctccctctctctgcccctcccccgttcatgctctgtctctctctgtcccaaaaataaataaacgttgaaaaaaaataaaaaaaaaaagtctctgttcTCAAGATGCTAAATGTCTTGACTCATGACAAatctgggggggtgggagggtgggcaaGATGTACTCTGAAGTGAGTCATAGGTTTCAGCCTTGCTGGTGCCAACAACGTTAGCTCCTTTGTGTTTTGCTGTCCTTTTTCATCCACCACAGAAACACCTATCAGTTCTGTACTTGGACTGAGTAAGAAATCCATCTGATCCTGTAGATTGACGCACACCTAGGGTATATATTCCCAGGTCTAAATACCACTCAGCAGTTCTATTCCATACCTCTCCACATTATCCTCCGTGGCTATTCCAGACCTTCACTGTGTTCTCTTATCTGATCTTAATGTTTCATTTctcatggagaaaataaaagctatcAAGTGTCAGTTCCCTCAGCTTTCCTGCCCCAGTCCCCTGCAGATTTATTTGTGATTTGCATTCACTGGTTAAAGTCCTTTCTCTCCTCGCCTTTATGGCTCAACTTCTAAAGGGAAAGGTCAGAACTTCATCTCCTCACTGTCTCTGCTTCTCAACCCTCTACAAAGAGACACTTCTTTCACTGCTGCAGAAAATGAGGTAAACCTTCTGACCAGGTCCAACCTATACGACTATCCTTTGACTGCAGTCTTTCCTTCAGGAATTTGCTTTATCAGTTATCATCATTTATGTAACTCCAGCTTCTATGTGTGTATGCTTGTTATTTTATCCTCTCAGCAAATAGTcatactgaaaataatttcaaaataaaaatgattcctCTGGcaacttcagtttctttaaagcTAAGCTTCTGGAAAGAATTTATCTACAATCTCTGctttttcaccttttatttaCCCCTTAATCTCCTGCTGTCTGATTTCTACCTTATCACTGCAATGTACTAATATCCCTGACCTGACCTCTCAAGTGCTATTTCTAGTGGACATCAGTCAGGTCTTACGGACCATTCCTTTAAATGTTTCTCCTCATTTGGAGTTTTGtgatacctctctctctctctctctctctttctgattttCAAACTCCATCACTGGATTGTCTTCTTCCTATCCTTAAGAGGCCCTGTCCTTGagccttttctcctctcccaggtCCTCCTAGGTGATCTCATCTGCACATAGGCCTTCCCTCCCCCATATCCCCTAATAACCCCCAGGGGCTATGTAGACATGCCTACAATCTCTAGTCTAGACCTTAACCTGAGCTCTAGGTCCTGTTCTCAGTGGTCTGTGGACATTATCTGAATGTGCAAAGGTATCGCAGGCACAACACAATTAATCACAACTGACTCAGTTGACCAAGCCTTGACTTGCCTTCTTCCTCATCTTGTCCTTTTCATTGGCCTTTTGCAttgttattaaataaaacaattatttcaataaaGATAGCTCAATTGAGAAGTTTAATAAAATCTCTATTTTAGATCCTATGATGCTGCTTGTGGGTGTGCTATCTTGTCAGAGTTGTGGAGGAAAACAGAAGCAGCCTTGTCTCCATCAGTGCTATCAGATTTCCTTTTCTAGCCACCATCTATCACTCCTGCAACACAGTGGCTTCTCTGTGACCTGTAGCAGGCAGAAGGGCCACCATCTGCTGCTACAGATGTCAGATTTCCAGATCATGCCAACAATTTTGGATTACCACTCTTCTTGGGGAATCCCAATCCCCTTTCTAATTCACTGTCTAGAGGAAACAGCTATGCATATTAGGACAAACCAATTGTCACAAAAAATGAACTTAATTTCAAATACAAAAGatgacgggcgcctgggtggctcagttggttaagcgtccgacttcggctcaggtcatgatttcatggtccatgagttcgagccccacgtcaggctctgggctgacagctcggagcctggagcctgtttcggattctgtgtctccctctctctctgccccttccccctcatcctctgtctctctctgtctcaaaaataaataaacatttaaaaaaatttttcaaatacaaaagatGAATATTGACGCTGTAGAGCAGGTCTGGTTCCAAATACAAAGCAAGCTATTCCTTTTGGGAATAGCCTTTTTATAATAAAGCTCATGGATCTGACAGTTACAGTGTGTTAACTTGTTTCTACACAGGACATCACCCAATGGTTCAGGAGAATGTAAAAACACACTACCTCAAAATTTTTTGGTCAACTTTTGGGATGcataggatctttttttttcttttcttttttttttgtgagaaattaaaataatataaaaatactccATTTCCATCACTTAGCACACTAATAGTAACAATTAAATGGGGTTTGATTGCTAAAGATTCATCAGACTCAAAATTACAATGCTTATAAATCTATGGTTTGTTGCAGGAAAAGGACACAATAGAACAATAGCATTAAAGTAAGGATGTACATCACAGTCAAAGGTTACCTCACAGCAAAGGGTTCAGGGCAGCCAAGCCCAAGTTCCAATTGTAATCCCTCTGTAAGGGGCTGTCTCAACACACTTTCTCTCAGATCAGAAACCAGCAATGTGGACAGGGACCATCTCAGAACCAAGAAGTCCAAGATGGAATCTCAACCTGGGTTTCTCATGTGCTTGTTATGTAACTACTTCCAGTGATAGAACCCTGTGGGTGTCTTAGACCAGGTGCAAATCATCAGTTTTACTATTATCAATAAATAATGCTAACAGCTTGCCCTGAAATTCTTCCCACTCCTGGTTACAAAGCACCACTAATAATCTGTAGATTTTATGCCTTGATCAGATGTCAGTGTCGTGTGAGTACATTTCATGTTTTAGTAAAACAGCTCAGGCCAATTTCAGGCCCACAGGAATTAACCCTCACAGTAGAGTCTATCCACCTGATCCATGCTCAAGactttttaagaacaaaaataatcacTCATAGTTTGAGAATGATCATTTGCCTTACAATACCTCATAATCAAACAGACAATGAAAATGTACATAATCCATGTATATGGATTTACCATATACCTGAACCATCCCAAAATAGCAGCATAAACtctcatatttttaaactaaCTTTACAATTTGTTTGTCTACCTGTTCTGTAGTCATCTGTATTTTATGGCATGTATCAGTTGAGAGATTAAGGAACTTTAATTGATCTATTATTGTTCAGGTCAAAATTTTCTTCAGGCCAGTTCTCTTCCACAGGGACAATGTCCCGAGggacatttaaattcatttaaattcaatcTCCCAACACATTTGATAGTCAATATCAGTATTATTGTAAGTTTTATTCACTCCTATAATATTAATTTACCTAATTATCTAATGGAAATCTACTTTAATGTCCCTCATGTTAAATTGTAAGACACAAAGCTCTAATTTTGTGGATCAACTCTTCAATCATTTCTTACTCCCTCATTTTTTAGAGTGGATGTTTTAATTGTCTATTCCAATTTTCTATTGTTCCTTTACTTTGAGGGTTAAAAGTAATATGATAAGCCTATTGAATGTGATGTTTTTCTGCCCACTGTTTCACTGTACAGGCAGTGAAGTGGGTGTTGTGATCTGATCTGATGAAATGTAGTTAGGAGAGCCAAACTGTTACTTCTCCAGAACTGAAAATTCTGCTTTTCCTGTTGGCAAATAAGGCCTTTTTTATTATGAGTTTTAGCATCAGCAGGAACCAAGTAAGTAAATCCTTCTCAGAAAGCTCCATAGTCAACCCTAAAGGGAAAATGGGTACTTGCTTCTGAATATAAGTTCCTCCCATGAGAACTCACTGTAGCGTGCTCCATTTCCATTGTAGGATGGACCTTCTTTGGGTGTTGTCCTCCTTGTTGGAACACTTTTCTGACATTACCCATGACATACCATGACATGGAGCACTTTTCTGACATTACCCATTCAGGTCTTAAAATAATCTCATATCCTTCAGTTATTGGAGCTATTTC includes:
- the GATM gene encoding glycine amidinotransferase, mitochondrial isoform X2, whose product is MLRVRCLRGGSRGAEAVHYIGSRLGRTLTGWVQRTFQSTQAATASSRNSCAADDKATDPLPKDCPVSSYNEWDPLEEVIVGRAENACVPPFTVEVKANTYEKYWPFYQKHGGHYFPKDHLKKAVTEIEEMCNILKMEGVTVRRPDPIDWSLKYKTPDFESTGLYGAMPRDILIVVGNEIIEAPMAWRARFFEYRAYRSIIKDYFHRGAKWTTAPKPTMADKLYDENYPIHSVEDRHKLAAQGKFVTTEFEPCFDAADFIRAGRDIFAQRSQIDLFKKAGWTIVTPPIPVIPDDHPLWMSSKWLSMNVLMLDEKRVMVDANEVPIQKMFEKLGINTIKVNIRNANSLGGGFHCWTCDVRRRGTLQSYFD
- the GATM gene encoding glycine amidinotransferase, mitochondrial isoform X1, yielding MLRVRCLRGGSRGAEAVHYIGSRLGRTLTGWVQRTFQSTQAATASSRNSCAADDKATDPLPKDCPVSSYNEWDPLEEVIVGRAENACVPPFTVEVKANTYEKYWPFYQKHGGHYFPKDHLKKAVTEIEEMCNILKMEGVTVRRPDPIDWSLKYKTPDFESTGLYGAMPRDILIVVGNEIIEAPMAWRARFFEYRAYRSIIKDYFHRGAKWTTAPKPTMADKLYDENYPIHSVEDRHKLAAQGKFVTTEFEPCFDAADFIRAGRDIFAQRSQVTNYLGIEWMRRHLAPDYRVHIISFKDPNPMHIDATFNIIGPGLVLSNPDRPCHQIDLFKKAGWTIVTPPIPVIPDDHPLWMSSKWLSMNVLMLDEKRVMVDANEVPIQKMFEKLGINTIKVNIRNANSLGGGFHCWTCDVRRRGTLQSYFD